The Streptomyces avermitilis MA-4680 = NBRC 14893 genome contains a region encoding:
- a CDS encoding 3-isopropylmalate dehydrogenase, with the protein MARSINLAVIPGDGIGQEVVAQGLKVLSAALPSDVKLETKEFDFGARRYHATGETLTDADLDALKQHDAILLGAIGDPSVPSGVLERGFLLKLRFAFDHHVNLRPSKLLPGVETPLAGQPEIDFVVVREGTEGPYTGNGGTIRTGTPHAVATEVSLNTAFGIERVVRDAYARAQARPRKKLALVHKNNVLVHAGHLWTDIFNKVGEEFPDVTTEYMHVDAATIYLVTQPERFDVIVTDNLFGDIITDLAAAISGGIGVAASGNINPSGAYPSMFEPVHGSAPDIAGQGKADPSATILSVALLLRHLGYEAEAARIEEAVSADLAERVGKPARSTDEIGDALTVRVAG; encoded by the coding sequence ATGGCTCGCAGCATCAATCTCGCAGTGATTCCCGGTGACGGCATCGGCCAGGAGGTCGTGGCCCAGGGGCTCAAGGTCCTCTCCGCCGCCCTTCCCTCGGACGTGAAGCTGGAGACCAAGGAGTTCGACTTCGGCGCCCGGCGCTACCACGCCACCGGTGAGACCCTCACCGACGCCGACCTCGACGCCCTGAAGCAGCACGACGCGATCCTGCTCGGCGCGATCGGCGACCCGTCGGTCCCGTCCGGCGTCCTGGAGCGCGGCTTCCTGCTCAAGCTGCGCTTCGCCTTCGACCACCACGTCAACCTGCGGCCCTCGAAGCTGCTCCCCGGCGTCGAGACCCCGCTCGCCGGCCAGCCCGAGATCGACTTCGTGGTGGTGCGCGAGGGCACCGAAGGCCCGTACACCGGCAACGGCGGCACCATCCGCACCGGCACCCCGCACGCGGTCGCCACCGAGGTCTCGCTGAACACCGCCTTCGGCATCGAGCGCGTGGTGCGCGACGCCTATGCCCGCGCCCAGGCCCGCCCCCGCAAGAAGCTGGCGCTCGTCCACAAGAACAACGTGCTCGTGCACGCCGGTCACCTGTGGACGGACATCTTCAACAAGGTGGGCGAGGAGTTCCCGGACGTCACCACCGAGTACATGCACGTGGACGCGGCGACCATCTACCTCGTCACGCAGCCCGAGCGCTTCGACGTGATCGTCACCGACAACCTCTTCGGTGACATCATCACCGACCTCGCCGCGGCGATCTCCGGCGGCATCGGAGTCGCCGCCTCCGGCAACATCAACCCGTCCGGCGCGTACCCGTCGATGTTCGAGCCCGTGCACGGCTCGGCACCCGACATCGCCGGCCAGGGCAAGGCGGACCCGTCCGCCACGATCCTGTCCGTCGCCCTCCTGCTGCGCCACCTCGGCTACGAGGCCGAGGCCGCGCGTATCGAGGAGGCCGTCTCCGCCGACCTCGCGGAGCGTGTGGGCAAGCCCGCCCGCAGCACCGACGAGATCGGTGACGCGCTCACCGTACGAGTAGCAGGCTGA
- a CDS encoding purple acid phosphatase family protein — MDTPNVGIPERLARRMSMAEQYEYLRTKLSRRGVLLTAGGVAGGLLTGCAGSGTATGTPSSAPATGTVHGSAVAPFGRHLAFGADPKTQMRISWQVPLAVQKPYVRVGLKPTDLSRRMAAEVRDLHTPGLTGQRFAVDQYYLHAALDGLRPGTRYYYGVGHDGFDPASRERLSTVGSFRTAPAAPETFVFTAFGDQGVSYDALANDKVILGRHPSFHLHAGDICYADTTGHGEESDIYDPRVWDQFLAQTESVAKSVPWMVTTGNHDMEAWYSPNGYGGQSARWTLPDNGFDPQKAPGVYSFTYGNVGIVALDANDVSYEIPANKGFTGGRQTAWLDRRLGELRASASVDFVVVFFHHCAYSTSTHASDGGVRDAWLPLFAKHQVDLVINGHNHVYERTDAIKGGRVGRAVPVGASTDPTRDGIVYVTAGGAGKSLYSFPDGVKDSYEGNVADRESVDTFHWTEARHRKHDTVEWSRVRYTGFSFLSVEAETGAAAKLKVSALAQSGERIDYFEVRRGA; from the coding sequence ATGGACACCCCGAACGTCGGCATCCCCGAGCGGCTCGCGCGCCGTATGAGCATGGCGGAGCAGTACGAGTACCTGCGTACGAAGCTGTCCCGGCGTGGCGTGCTGCTGACCGCGGGCGGGGTGGCCGGCGGGCTGCTGACCGGCTGTGCCGGGTCGGGCACGGCAACCGGTACCCCGTCGTCCGCGCCCGCCACCGGGACGGTGCACGGCTCCGCCGTGGCCCCCTTCGGCCGCCATCTCGCCTTCGGCGCGGATCCGAAGACACAGATGCGGATCTCGTGGCAGGTGCCGCTCGCGGTCCAAAAGCCGTATGTACGGGTGGGGCTGAAGCCCACCGACCTGAGCCGGAGGATGGCGGCCGAGGTCCGGGATCTGCACACGCCGGGGCTGACCGGGCAGCGGTTCGCGGTGGACCAGTACTACCTGCACGCGGCCCTCGACGGCCTCAGGCCCGGTACGCGGTACTACTACGGGGTCGGGCACGACGGCTTCGACCCGGCGTCCCGGGAGCGGCTGTCCACGGTCGGCTCCTTCCGTACGGCGCCCGCGGCTCCGGAGACGTTCGTGTTCACCGCCTTCGGCGACCAGGGGGTGAGCTACGACGCGCTCGCCAACGACAAGGTGATCCTCGGCCGCCACCCGTCCTTCCACCTCCACGCGGGCGACATCTGCTACGCGGACACGACCGGGCACGGCGAGGAGTCGGACATCTACGACCCCCGGGTCTGGGACCAGTTCCTCGCGCAGACCGAGTCGGTGGCGAAGTCGGTGCCGTGGATGGTGACGACCGGCAACCACGACATGGAGGCGTGGTACTCGCCGAACGGGTACGGCGGCCAGTCGGCGCGCTGGACGCTCCCGGACAACGGCTTCGACCCGCAGAAGGCGCCGGGCGTCTACTCGTTCACCTACGGCAATGTCGGGATCGTGGCGCTGGACGCGAACGACGTGTCGTACGAGATTCCCGCCAACAAGGGCTTTACGGGCGGTCGGCAGACGGCCTGGCTCGACCGGCGGCTCGGCGAACTGCGCGCGTCGGCCTCGGTGGACTTCGTCGTGGTCTTCTTCCACCACTGCGCGTACTCGACCTCGACGCACGCCTCCGACGGCGGCGTGCGGGACGCGTGGCTGCCGCTGTTCGCCAAGCACCAGGTGGACCTGGTGATCAACGGGCACAACCATGTGTACGAGCGGACCGACGCCATCAAGGGCGGCCGCGTCGGCAGGGCGGTCCCGGTCGGCGCGTCGACCGACCCGACGCGGGACGGGATCGTGTACGTCACGGCGGGCGGCGCGGGCAAGAGCCTGTACAGCTTCCCCGACGGGGTCAAGGACAGCTACGAGGGGAACGTGGCCGACCGCGAGTCCGTGGACACCTTCCACTGGACCGAGGCGCGCCATCGCAAACACGACACCGTGGAGTGGTCTCGGGTGCGCTACACCGGCTTCTCGTTCCTCTCGGTGGAGGCGGAGACCGGCGCGGCGGCGAAGCTCAAGGTGTCGGCGCTGGCGCAGAGCGGCGAGCGGATCGACTACTTCGAGGTGCGGCGCGGGGCGTGA
- a CDS encoding GNAT family N-acetyltransferase translates to MAIRLRTAHTVDLTAAELRSVRSLLDGAFEGGFDDEDWDHGLGGLHVLVYDARGLAAHGSVIQRRVLHRGRSLRVGYVEAVGVRAEARRSGLGGRVMAELERIVEGAYDLGALSASEKGAALYAARGWQVWPGRIGALGPDGIVRLPGEEGSTFVRAAGAGPLDPAYDLVFDWRDGDVL, encoded by the coding sequence ATGGCCATCCGACTCCGTACCGCCCATACCGTGGATCTCACCGCCGCCGAACTCCGTTCCGTCCGCTCCTTGTTGGACGGCGCCTTCGAGGGGGGCTTTGACGACGAGGACTGGGACCACGGGCTCGGTGGTCTCCACGTCCTCGTGTACGACGCGCGGGGGCTCGCGGCCCACGGCTCCGTCATTCAGCGCCGCGTGCTGCACCGCGGCCGCTCGCTGCGCGTCGGCTACGTGGAGGCGGTCGGGGTCCGTGCCGAGGCACGCCGGAGCGGTCTGGGCGGGCGGGTGATGGCCGAGCTGGAGCGGATCGTGGAGGGGGCGTACGACCTCGGGGCGCTCTCGGCGAGCGAGAAGGGGGCCGCCCTGTACGCGGCCCGGGGCTGGCAGGTCTGGCCGGGCCGGATCGGCGCGCTCGGCCCCGACGGCATCGTGCGCCTGCCGGGGGAGGAAGGCAGCACCTTCGTGCGCGCCGCGGGGGCCGGCCCCCTCGACCCGGCGTACGACCTGGTCTTCGACTGGCGCGACGGTGACGTGCTCTGA